Part of the Lolium rigidum isolate FL_2022 chromosome 6, APGP_CSIRO_Lrig_0.1, whole genome shotgun sequence genome, GCTTTACAAGAGGTTTGCAGGCAGCAAGGAGAACCTCGCCCTTGCTATTTCTGGCGATCGCACAGGCATCTCCCGTATTGCAATTTTTTCTCAATGATCCTTCAGTGTTCAGCTTTATCCATCCCACTGGAGGCGGGATCCAACGTGCCTTGGCTTCACTCGTTGCCCCAGAGACGCTGTCAGCTACCGCCAACTGTTTTCCTTTTCTGTCGAGCGGCTGGCGCATCTCCTCACTTGTGCCGCGGTGATATGCCAAGAGGAAAGCAACAGAGCTTGCTATAGTTTCCTTCCTTTCCTGGTGTACCACATCATCGGGCGAGACTGGTGCACCTTACTAGAATTTGTCGGGTTGACATTGTCAACACCATTTATAGACCACTCAAAGCATCCATCTACCCCATATCCTACACAGCAAATTCATAGCAACatcgagcttgatattgcaatatTGTCTTGAACATGACAAGAATCATTCAAATTATTTCAGCAAGTAGTTTTGCGCAATTTAGAAGTATGGATTGAGCTTATACAGAAACTGTACGGCAGGGTCTGGACGACATATCATGGGAATGACCAGTTATGTGTTGCATCTAGCTGACAACATCGACTGACTCACATCCATTGTCAATAGAAGTTTTCACTGCATCCACCACAATCTGTGTCTTTCGGGTGATGGCTGGCCACTTCCCCTCAGGCTTGCCACCAGCATCTTTGATGTTCCGCACCAGCCTACAGAACTCCTGGACCATCAGGGCCTCCTGTGGTAGGTCCGTCGTGACAACATTCTTGCTCGGATGTGGGTCCCATCCGGTAGTGAGTTCGgtgaagttcgtcttggaatctaGGCTGAATGGACCATACTTTTCATCGTATGGGATGACCAAGTCGGTAACATGAATAGTACCGTTTGTGCCAACGACAGTGACGTCCATAGTAAGGTTGGTAAGGAAAGAACAGTGAAAGGTGGCGACCTTGCCATCCGCCCAATACAGCGATGCGCCACAAGCAAGGACCACACCAGCTTCGTTCTTAACAGGGTGACGGAGAGCAATCACATTCTTGGGCAGCTCATAGCCAACAGCCCACAAGATCGCGCGGATGCAGTACCACCCTATATCACCAAGTGCGCCCAGGCCATCAAGGTCTGGCTTTACCCTGATGTCATTCTTGAGGAATTCTTCGTTTGCTCGAAAGCTGACAATGCTGTTTATCTGAAGCAACATTAGAAAAATAATTATTTACCTTCAAGGTTAAACTCTGGAAAATGTATGTGTCCAACATAAGCTGACACCCATAGTTGTGAGATTTTATCAAGAAATAGATCACCTACAACTCCACAAGGTCGTGGCAGGACACTTAATGCATGCTGAAAGGGAATATTGTGCTATAAGTCCTGTGACTGCAGTCATTTCtgagtgttttttatgatctgtaAGCTTGTCCCTACAATAACCAATCATGTTGATGTTATTATATATATGCTCTGCCCAGAGTTTAGTACTGAGAAGCAAAAATTTGGAAAAAATGCAAATGAAATCAGGAGTATGCACTTTTGTTCTTTATAGCTGCATATTCTAGACAAACTATCGATCTATGATTTTTTCTCGAGTTATAACATATAAAACCAGATGCTAGCACACTATGACAAGATAACACGGTTCCCATTCTTCCACTGTCTTCTCCTTCCCCAAATCATACCGAGAGGTTTGAGGCTTTGAGCCACTTGGAAGACAAATTCAACCTCAATTTTACCTTTAACATCAGTTTCAACACCAGATATATAAAGCTTGTTGGTAtacaattagcatcattagaaagtgtttttcaaaatgaatccaatgatactaattacatataaaatAATCAAGATTTTGGTGCTCAATTTTTTCAGTCAAAGTTCGTCTCAGAATACGCGTGTGCCTTATTCATCAAAACAGAGGTAGTACAGCATTACCAAATTGAACCCAAAGAACAAAATTATGCTTTATTTATTCATTTATATCTATATGCTGATCTATCTTTGGGAGTTTTCTGTATTTGATCGGCTTGGTGTTAACTTCATCACATCTTGTTTTGATTGCTTTCGGTGTCGCAATGACCAGTGTCCATGTCAAACAAGCAATTACAGAGAACCATCAAAGGATCATTTTTAGAGAACTGTTTGCCTGTTTGATACCTCCCATAACCCATTCCAACAATCTATTCGCCGTAAGCCCTTCTAGGAGCAATCCAAATATCCCTCCATCTGTATCTCCCTAACAGTCTCTGGACGTGGATCTCTTCTACTAGTGATTCATTTGTGGCCAAGCCCAGCTGAAAACAAACCCCCCCTGTCAGCTAGTTCAAGTTCTGTGTGGCAATGGGATATTTTATGAGCACCTGTGGCGAAGTTTTTTTGGCAAGTATGTAATTCCTGGCTACTATATGGTAGTACCTGCGATTGCTAGGTCCCAGTTCAAACATTAAGATTGGAAAAGTTCAGAGAGAAAATGAGAATTTCTGGCTTCAAACATGAGGATTTCTTTGGAGTATTACAGTACCCCAAATTTTTAAACTTCAAACTTGGTGTGTGTTAGAGGAAACAAAAAGATATGTTCTCTTTGGCCTGTTTCTCTCATTTACATTTCCCTTTAAACTTTTACTTGTCGAAACTCTCCTTTTTTTGTTACTCTTTAAGACATATAGTACTGAACTGAACTTAACATTTTAAAAGTTAAGAGTAAAACGAGAAGTACACGTGTAAATAGTTTTCAAAATTTAGATGTTGATTTGGTGCCTCAAACAACCAGGGGACATTGCATCTCTTGCATTGCCATTTGCATTGGAACTGAGAAAACAAGTGATGTCTACaaatggatgcaggcttacctgaCTAAATGAGAATAATATGATCCAAAGAAACTACAATAATGTACATTTAAGGAGGGTAACTTGTGTAAATTTTTATCATGTGAACAAGAAGTCAGATTCAGGTGTAGGTGAGACCTTGTAGCATTGCAAATTTTATCAAAGCAACACCATATCCATTAGCAAGAATCTGATAGACCGGCCAGGTGTTGAATGAGCAGCTGATAACACAAGAGGGCACCAAACTCGGTTCGGTCCACTGGAAACTTACTGGGAACAACAAATCAGTGGATCATTACTGTATGTCAGATTATGTGAACAGATCAAGTATTATATGGAACATAAATCACTAAGGGCAAAAAAAATCGGCAGAGCTATTAATTAATCACTAGTATAATAATGTCTAATACTGAAAATTTGAAGAATTCTCACAGATTTCGAAATGAAGAAAAGAAATACTAAAACCAGCAAGACCAAATTAGGGAGTGGTGTACTTAGGCTACAGTGTTTATGAGAGTGCAAGATGTGACAGACAATAAAGCAGCAGGAGGTGCCCAAATTGCAATAATCGTACATTGGTGGTCATGTTAAGCACCTTCAAGGAGTTTCAGAGGAAAAAAGCAGAACATATAAACTCTACATCTCAATCGAGATTCGAGAGTATAGTATAGTTCAAGTTGCAAGAAATACGATATCGCTGTTCCTTCCTGTAAACTAAGCAAATAGACATGGGAAGTTGGGATAGATGGCGTACTAACAACTGTTTTGCCGATTTCTAGGTTGGACGTACACAATGAAAAATTCCTTGAGGTATTTTGGTAGTTCTAATTGCTAGCAACAAAAGTCAACTAGGAAATCCTGATATGGAAAGATGGTGTGCCTTGCTTAATAAGAGCTTTGTCGATTTGTTTGTTAGGGACTCGCTGGGCGGATAGTTCTATAGGAAGGAGATGATCAAACAGAGCATAGATGTCAAGAGTGACGATGATACCAAAGTACCAGAAACACAAAATAATTCA contains:
- the LOC124665512 gene encoding uncharacterized oxidoreductase At4g09670-like; protein product: MAVADCGAAFLFSHPENSPNARRFSIRVPAGRSRLHIPLAMSSAAVPPPEEPPSPVRFGIMGCGSIARKLSRAMLLVGPAVDVAAVASRSGDKARLFAADNGLPAGTRLHGSYEALLDDPDIEAIYLPLPTSLHLKWATAAAERGKHLLLEKPTAPCAAELDHILAACEASGVQFMDSTMWMHNPRTAKMRQLIADHDTMGDVRVINSIVSFRANEEFLKNDIRVKPDLDGLGALGDIGWYCIRAILWAVGYELPKNVIALRHPVKNEAGVVLACGASLYWADGKVATFHCSFLTNLTMDVTVVGTNGTIHVTDLVIPYDEKYGPFSLDSKTNFTELTTGWDPHPSKNVVTTDLPQEALMVQEFCRLVRNIKDAGGKPEGKWPAITRKTQIVVDAVKTSIDNGCESVDVVS